A window of the Fuscovulum sp. genome harbors these coding sequences:
- a CDS encoding ABC transporter ATP-binding protein yields MAQSRTVIEGRGVGKSFGGGSVIALEGASFSIQAGSFVSLVGPSGCGKSTLLRLIAGLIDRTSGQLTVHGRDVAGPHTDVGMMFQRATLLEWRTAIENVLLPVEIQRSVTAADKARAAELLAMVGLKDFAFSFPSQLSGGMQQRVALARLLQTGVDILLLDEPFGALDEFTRERLNIELMRIVGEVGATTLFVTHNILEAIFLADEVMVMTPRPGRLARMVHVPFARPRTPELTLTPEFNALVAEVRDILGTH; encoded by the coding sequence ATGGCGCAAAGCAGAACCGTGATCGAAGGACGGGGTGTCGGAAAGTCGTTCGGCGGCGGCAGCGTGATCGCGCTGGAAGGGGCCAGCTTCTCGATTCAGGCCGGATCCTTCGTGTCGCTTGTGGGGCCTTCGGGTTGCGGAAAATCCACTTTGTTGCGTCTGATCGCGGGCCTGATCGACCGCACATCCGGGCAATTGACCGTGCATGGCCGGGATGTGGCCGGCCCGCATACCGATGTCGGCATGATGTTTCAACGCGCCACCCTTCTTGAATGGCGCACGGCGATTGAAAACGTGCTGCTTCCTGTCGAAATCCAGCGGTCTGTCACGGCGGCGGACAAGGCCCGCGCGGCCGAATTGCTTGCCATGGTCGGGCTGAAGGATTTCGCCTTTTCCTTTCCCAGCCAGTTGTCGGGCGGCATGCAACAGCGCGTTGCGCTGGCGCGGCTGTTACAGACGGGTGTGGATATCCTGTTGCTGGACGAACCCTTTGGCGCGCTGGATGAATTCACGCGCGAACGGTTGAACATCGAATTGATGCGCATCGTGGGCGAGGTGGGGGCCACGACGCTGTTCGTGACCCACAACATCCTCGAGGCGATCTTTCTGGCGGATGAGGTGATGGTGATGACGCCGCGCCCCGGCCGTTTGGCGCGCATGGTGCACGTGCCCTTTGCCCGGCCCCGCACGCCCGAACTGACCCTGACACCCGAATTCAATGCGCTGGTGGCCGAAGTGCGCGATATTCTGGGAACACATTGA
- a CDS encoding carboxymuconolactone decarboxylase family protein, producing MPRLTDLDETRLSPAQQRIFDAIRSGPRGVVEGPLRVWLTSPGLADTAQALGAFCRYGTSLPPRLSELAILVTGAFWASGFEWAVHAPIAHSAGLSEEVIEAIRQGRIPAFAQEDEAIIYAFASELHRGHKVQPATYARATAAFGEQAVVELVGILGYYTLISMTINAFEVPLPAGAPDPFPKQESV from the coding sequence ATGCCCCGCCTGACTGATCTTGACGAAACCCGCCTCAGCCCAGCGCAACAGCGCATCTTCGATGCCATCCGGTCCGGCCCGCGCGGTGTGGTCGAAGGCCCGCTGCGCGTCTGGCTCACAAGCCCCGGCCTTGCCGATACTGCGCAGGCGCTAGGGGCCTTTTGCCGCTATGGCACGTCGCTGCCGCCGCGACTGTCAGAACTGGCGATCCTCGTGACCGGGGCCTTCTGGGCATCGGGTTTTGAATGGGCGGTCCATGCCCCCATCGCCCACAGCGCGGGCCTGTCGGAAGAGGTGATCGAGGCGATCCGTCAAGGCCGGATCCCGGCATTTGCGCAGGAGGACGAGGCGATCATCTACGCCTTTGCCAGCGAACTGCACCGCGGTCACAAGGTGCAACCCGCCACATATGCCCGCGCCACCGCAGCCTTTGGCGAACAGGCCGTGGTAGAGCTTGTGGGCATCCTTGGCTATTACACCTTGATTTCCATGACCATCAACGCCTTCGAGGTGCCCCTGCCCGCAGGCGCGCCCGATCCTTTCCCGAAGCAGGAGTCTGTCTGA
- a CDS encoding ABC transporter permease: protein MAEMTAIPATGATSLRQRRLFTHLGIFLTLILLWELGAQMGWLDPLFFPAPSAILTSVWRIYVSQGNIWYHLYVSLGLVLAGFTAGSLLGIGLGAVVGMNAVVRRFLQPYVIVLEATPRIAVAPLLIAALGFGVTSKIAIIMLVCFFAPFINTLSGVINVDRDRMELMRSLGASKMQVLRKLVLPEAVPVIMAGERLALTSALSGVLVAEFIQRDQGIGTLILTYTRNLNMASAFACILTLTLIGFLIFKGMEMLDHHIAYWKNEAGLRRVGAKRARAWAMSQKGNAHA, encoded by the coding sequence ATGGCAGAGATGACAGCCATCCCCGCGACAGGCGCAACCAGCCTTCGGCAACGCCGATTGTTCACCCATCTGGGCATCTTCCTGACACTGATCCTGTTGTGGGAACTGGGCGCGCAGATGGGTTGGCTGGACCCGCTGTTCTTTCCCGCACCCAGCGCGATCCTCACTTCGGTCTGGCGGATTTATGTCAGCCAAGGGAACATCTGGTATCACCTCTACGTCTCGCTCGGTTTGGTGCTGGCAGGTTTTACTGCAGGATCACTTCTTGGCATCGGGCTGGGCGCGGTGGTGGGCATGAACGCCGTGGTGCGGCGGTTCCTGCAACCTTACGTGATCGTGCTGGAAGCCACCCCCCGCATCGCGGTGGCACCGCTGCTTATTGCGGCGCTGGGCTTTGGCGTGACGTCAAAAATCGCCATCATCATGCTGGTCTGCTTCTTCGCGCCCTTCATCAACACGCTGTCAGGGGTGATCAACGTCGACCGCGACCGGATGGAACTGATGCGGTCTCTGGGCGCCTCCAAGATGCAGGTTCTGCGCAAGTTGGTGCTGCCCGAAGCCGTGCCGGTGATCATGGCAGGCGAACGGCTGGCGCTGACATCGGCGCTGTCCGGCGTGCTGGTGGCGGAATTCATCCAGCGCGATCAGGGGATCGGCACCCTGATCCTGACCTATACGCGCAACCTGAACATGGCCTCGGCCTTTGCCTGCATCCTGACCCTGACGCTGATCGGGTTCCTGATCTTCAAGGGCATGGAAATGCTCGATCACCACATCGCCTATTGGAAGAACGAGGCCGGTCTGCGCCGCGTGGGCGCCAAGCGCGCCCGCGCCTGGGCCATGTCACAGAAAGGGAATGCCCATGCGTGA
- a CDS encoding Gfo/Idh/MocA family oxidoreductase: MLNAAIVGLGWWGKTLARAARSGGEIAIVAGATGRRALAEDFAAEQGFDLLDSYEQVLADPRVDAVILATPHLDHEAQMIAAARAGKHIFAEKPFTLTKASAEAAVAAIRAAGVTVGLGHNRRFHPHMADLRRRVRSGALGTVLHVEGTMTAPNGLFLKPDSWRVDPRQSPAGGMAGLGIHMVDGMIDLFGQITEVTCQSLHRATPAGTQDTTSILLAFAEGMTGYVSCMTATSPSYRFCVYGSAGIAEIRGQHLDEFTFAPAPDAPLSGHATAKPVERHSLPGFDTVAAELSAFAAAVAGRAPFPITPDEMIHGAAVFEAIAESAAANSKVQVQR, from the coding sequence ATGCTGAACGCCGCAATCGTCGGTCTGGGCTGGTGGGGCAAGACGCTTGCCCGTGCAGCGCGTTCCGGGGGAGAGATCGCAATTGTCGCCGGGGCCACGGGCCGCCGTGCCTTGGCCGAGGATTTCGCCGCCGAGCAGGGGTTTGACCTGCTGGACAGCTATGAACAGGTGCTGGCCGATCCGCGTGTCGATGCCGTGATCCTTGCCACACCGCATCTGGACCATGAGGCGCAGATGATCGCTGCCGCCCGCGCAGGCAAGCACATCTTTGCCGAAAAGCCCTTTACGCTGACCAAAGCCTCGGCCGAGGCGGCGGTGGCGGCTATCCGCGCGGCGGGCGTAACCGTGGGTCTTGGCCATAACCGCCGCTTTCACCCGCATATGGCCGATCTGAGACGCCGCGTGCGCTCGGGTGCTTTGGGCACTGTCCTGCATGTCGAAGGTACGATGACCGCGCCAAACGGGCTGTTCCTGAAACCCGACAGCTGGCGCGTCGATCCCCGGCAATCGCCCGCAGGCGGCATGGCGGGCCTTGGCATCCACATGGTTGACGGGATGATCGATCTGTTCGGCCAGATCACCGAAGTCACCTGCCAAAGCCTGCACCGCGCCACGCCTGCGGGAACGCAGGACACAACGTCGATCCTGCTGGCCTTTGCCGAAGGGATGACGGGATATGTGTCCTGCATGACGGCCACGTCGCCCAGCTATCGGTTCTGTGTCTATGGCTCAGCCGGGATTGCCGAAATCCGGGGGCAGCATCTGGACGAGTTCACCTTTGCCCCTGCCCCCGATGCGCCGTTGTCAGGCCATGCCACGGCGAAGCCGGTGGAGCGCCACAGCCTGCCCGGTTTCGATACCGTCGCGGCGGAACTGTCCGCCTTTGCAGCCGCCGTTGCGGGGCGCGCGCCCTTTCCCATCACCCCTGACGAAATGATCCATGGCGCGGCGGTGTTTGAGGCCATCGCCGAATCGGCGGCGGCCAACAGCAAGGTGCAGGTCCAGCGGTGA
- a CDS encoding ABC transporter substrate-binding protein, whose product MTIFKTLMLSTALAVVTVPAVAQELTPVNMINPLPRSTNFFPLVVAEALGYFAEEGVEVNLLPSDTSIPYVAFVQNGQADLAMLDPVETINARLAGANINTVYEVMQNAPEAIGVLDTSEYDSVDDLAGTTVGLVSDRDRAFLQASLDVVGKSIDDVETVVLGESGPTLAAAIRDGQVSAISGAAPDWISLNANGINVRLITPPEMLASPANTFAVNADTIEEKRDAIEGFLKAWSKGMYVASVNPEMVAQALRKGVPAEWENEAAGQLFLDMSIGMNVSTTERLGDLQSDVWTALQPRLVSSGAVPEPVDVTTFLNDTYIAAANDFDRAEVEAEAAAWLEANK is encoded by the coding sequence ATGACGATCTTCAAGACCTTGATGCTGAGCACCGCGCTGGCGGTGGTAACGGTGCCCGCAGTCGCGCAAGAGTTGACCCCGGTCAACATGATCAACCCGCTGCCGCGGTCGACCAACTTCTTTCCGCTCGTCGTGGCCGAGGCGCTTGGCTACTTCGCCGAAGAAGGGGTGGAGGTGAACCTGCTGCCGTCCGACACCTCGATCCCCTATGTCGCCTTCGTGCAAAACGGGCAGGCCGATCTGGCCATGCTGGACCCGGTCGAAACGATCAACGCGCGGCTGGCCGGTGCCAATATCAACACCGTCTATGAAGTGATGCAGAACGCGCCCGAAGCCATCGGTGTTCTGGATACCAGCGAATATGACTCGGTTGACGATCTTGCCGGCACCACTGTTGGTCTTGTCTCTGACCGTGACCGCGCCTTCCTTCAGGCCTCGCTCGATGTGGTGGGCAAGTCGATTGATGATGTGGAAACCGTGGTGCTGGGTGAAAGCGGTCCGACGCTCGCCGCCGCGATCCGCGATGGTCAGGTCTCGGCCATTTCCGGCGCGGCCCCGGACTGGATCTCGCTCAACGCCAATGGGATCAACGTCCGCCTGATCACGCCGCCCGAAATGCTGGCTAGCCCGGCGAACACCTTCGCCGTGAATGCCGACACCATCGAAGAGAAGCGTGACGCCATCGAAGGTTTCCTCAAGGCCTGGTCCAAGGGGATGTATGTGGCTTCCGTGAACCCGGAAATGGTGGCGCAGGCGCTGCGCAAGGGCGTGCCGGCCGAATGGGAAAACGAGGCGGCAGGTCAACTGTTCCTCGATATGTCCATCGGCATGAACGTATCGACGACCGAGCGTCTGGGTGATCTGCAATCCGACGTCTGGACCGCGCTTCAGCCGCGTCTCGTCTCGTCAGGTGCTGTGCCGGAACCGGTGGATGTGACCACCTTCCTCAACGACACCTACATCGCCGCCGCCAATGATTTCGACCGCGCCGAGGTCGAGGCCGAGGCAGCAGCCTGGCTTGAAGCCAACAAGTAA
- a CDS encoding polysaccharide deacetylase family protein, which yields MSDRAPYEAFPDRPKLTLPGGARVAVWFIVNIEEWALERPMPRQVLTPPMGNPLQPDLPNWAWHEYGMRVGFWRILDALQSRALRATMALNGNIVNSYPRIAEAARDAGWEFMGHGFVQRPMHQLDDQRAAIDATVAAIKGFTGKAPVGWESPGLTETEATLDHLRAAGIEYVANWPIDDLPSVLHTKHGPMLQVPYTVETNDIVVHAVQHLPSDGFMNRCIDQFDRLYQDGETQPRVMAISLHPYLSGVPHRIGYLERAIDHIRSHDGVVWMTGEEIAGWYRGEMGL from the coding sequence ATGAGCGACCGCGCGCCCTATGAGGCGTTCCCTGACCGCCCAAAGCTCACCCTGCCCGGCGGGGCGCGGGTGGCGGTTTGGTTCATCGTGAACATCGAAGAATGGGCGCTGGAGCGGCCCATGCCGCGGCAGGTGCTGACCCCGCCCATGGGCAACCCGTTGCAGCCCGATCTGCCCAACTGGGCCTGGCATGAATACGGGATGCGGGTGGGCTTCTGGCGCATCCTCGATGCGCTGCAATCGCGCGCGTTGCGGGCAACGATGGCGCTGAACGGCAATATCGTGAACAGCTATCCGCGCATCGCCGAAGCCGCCCGCGACGCCGGGTGGGAGTTCATGGGCCACGGCTTTGTGCAGCGCCCGATGCACCAACTGGATGACCAGCGCGCGGCGATTGATGCCACGGTGGCCGCGATCAAAGGCTTCACCGGCAAGGCCCCCGTGGGCTGGGAAAGCCCCGGTCTGACGGAAACGGAAGCAACTCTGGATCATCTGCGCGCGGCAGGGATCGAATATGTGGCCAACTGGCCCATCGACGATCTGCCCTCGGTTCTGCACACCAAGCACGGGCCGATGTTGCAGGTGCCCTATACAGTGGAAACCAATGACATCGTGGTGCATGCGGTGCAGCACCTGCCATCGGATGGGTTCATGAACCGCTGCATCGATCAGTTCGACCGCCTTTATCAGGACGGCGAAACCCAGCCGCGCGTCATGGCGATTAGCCTGCATCCCTATCTGTCGGGCGTGCCGCATCGGATCGGTTATCTGGAGCGTGCGATTGATCACATCCGCAGCCATGACGGCGTGGTCTGGATGACGGGCGAGGAAATCGCCGGATGGTATCGCGGGGAAATGGGGCTTTAG
- a CDS encoding ABC transporter permease — MREPEAWLYWLFRILPHLMLFAALIVLWEWAVASGTIDTIMVPRPSAILGAIVELYVTKGTIYEHFFITLAEAVFGFLIGAGVAIALAVSSSLSEGFERYVSPYAVVLNVTPGIALTPIIIAWFGYGMGSKIALAAVICFFPIFVNTLTGLRQTDADREELFRSFGATRRQVFLQLRVPAALPLMFAGLKIGLTTALIGAVVAEFAQATAGVGVLMARFSFSLDMASSLATLLSMTLIGLLLFYTMEFLDDRIVFWRREARLSAVSRARARAWKSDAEK; from the coding sequence ATGCGTGAACCAGAGGCATGGCTTTACTGGCTGTTCCGCATCCTGCCGCATCTGATGCTCTTCGCGGCGCTAATCGTTCTGTGGGAATGGGCCGTCGCATCCGGGACGATCGACACGATCATGGTGCCGCGCCCCAGCGCCATTCTGGGGGCCATCGTCGAACTGTATGTGACCAAAGGCACGATCTACGAACACTTCTTCATCACCCTGGCCGAGGCCGTCTTCGGCTTTCTGATCGGGGCGGGTGTGGCGATTGCGCTTGCTGTGTCGTCATCGCTTTCCGAGGGTTTTGAACGCTATGTCTCGCCCTATGCGGTGGTGCTGAACGTGACACCGGGGATCGCGCTGACACCCATCATCATCGCATGGTTCGGCTATGGCATGGGATCAAAGATCGCCCTTGCTGCCGTGATCTGCTTTTTCCCGATTTTCGTGAACACGCTGACCGGCCTACGCCAGACCGATGCCGACCGGGAAGAACTGTTCCGCTCTTTCGGCGCGACCCGCCGGCAGGTCTTTCTGCAATTGCGGGTGCCTGCTGCGCTGCCGCTGATGTTTGCCGGGCTGAAGATCGGGCTGACCACGGCGCTGATCGGCGCGGTCGTGGCCGAATTCGCGCAGGCCACCGCAGGCGTGGGCGTCCTGATGGCCCGCTTCTCCTTTTCTCTGGATATGGCGTCGTCGCTTGCCACGCTGCTGAGCATGACGCTGATCGGGCTGCTGCTGTTCTACACGATGGAATTCCTGGACGACCGGATCGTGTTCTGGCGTCGGGAAGCGCGCTTGTCGGCGGTGTCGCGCGCCCGCGCCCGGGCCTGGAAATCGGACGCGGAAAAGTAA
- a CDS encoding DMT family transporter, with translation MSASFAVALAGLIAAGAVLAMQAPINGALARAAGDATFAACINFLVGFLVMGCVVVLRGAWPVTGFIANAPSWAWIGGALGGFYITMMVMMIPITGAQTAAMAGILGQLVMAMLLDHFGAFGLPVQPITWQRIAGLAMVAGGVLLSRA, from the coding sequence GTGAGCGCGAGTTTTGCCGTTGCCCTTGCGGGGCTGATCGCCGCCGGCGCGGTTCTGGCCATGCAGGCCCCGATCAATGGGGCGCTGGCGCGTGCGGCGGGCGATGCCACCTTTGCCGCCTGTATCAATTTCTTGGTTGGCTTTCTCGTGATGGGCTGCGTCGTTGTGCTGCGCGGGGCATGGCCTGTGACCGGTTTCATCGCCAATGCCCCGTCCTGGGCCTGGATCGGGGGGGCGCTGGGGGGATTTTACATCACCATGATGGTGATGATGATCCCCATCACCGGGGCGCAGACGGCGGCCATGGCAGGGATCCTTGGCCAGTTGGTCATGGCGATGCTGCTGGATCATTTCGGGGCTTTCGGCCTGCCGGTACAGCCGATCACATGGCAGCGGATCGCCGGTCTGGCGATGGTGGCGGGTGGCGTGCTGTTGTCGCGCGCCTAA
- a CDS encoding sulfite exporter TauE/SafE family protein, with amino-acid sequence MIMDTDGGTLFGVAAMLVVAGLATGVLAGLFGVGGGAILVPVLFLSFTLVGVEEAIAMPLAVGTSLAVIVPTSISSARGHFAKGMVDMALVRVWAVPILAGVMGGAVLARYSAPWVFQLVFILVAGTNATKLLLGKANWKIADDLPTGWLLRFYGFMAGLLSALMGIGGGAITNLAMTLHGRPIHQAVATSAAIGVVISIPGAIGYALAGLGKAGLPLGSIGFVSALGFVLIVPTTLLTTAIGVRLAHAMSRRTLEKAFGIFLLAVSLRFLHLLLT; translated from the coding sequence ATGATCATGGACACTGACGGCGGCACCCTGTTTGGCGTGGCCGCCATGCTTGTGGTGGCGGGGTTGGCCACCGGGGTTCTGGCCGGCCTGTTCGGTGTTGGCGGCGGGGCGATCCTTGTGCCAGTCCTGTTCCTGTCTTTCACGCTGGTGGGGGTGGAAGAGGCGATTGCTATGCCGCTGGCAGTGGGAACATCGCTGGCTGTGATCGTGCCCACCTCGATCAGTTCGGCGCGGGGGCATTTCGCCAAGGGCATGGTGGATATGGCGCTGGTGCGTGTCTGGGCGGTGCCGATACTGGCGGGTGTGATGGGTGGGGCGGTGCTGGCGCGGTATTCCGCGCCTTGGGTGTTCCAGTTGGTCTTCATTCTGGTTGCGGGGACCAATGCAACCAAACTGCTGCTGGGCAAGGCGAACTGGAAGATCGCGGATGATCTGCCGACCGGTTGGCTGTTGCGGTTTTATGGGTTCATGGCGGGGCTTCTGTCGGCACTGATGGGCATTGGCGGCGGGGCGATTACCAATCTGGCGATGACGCTGCATGGCCGGCCGATCCATCAGGCGGTGGCAACCTCCGCTGCCATCGGGGTGGTGATTTCGATCCCCGGCGCCATCGGCTATGCGTTGGCGGGGCTGGGCAAGGCCGGCTTGCCGCTCGGGTCCATCGGGTTTGTCTCGGCCCTTGGCTTTGTGCTGATCGTGCCAACCACGCTGCTGACCACTGCGATTGGCGTCCGGCTGGCGCATGCCATGTCGCGCCGGACGCTGGAAAAGGCCTTTGGCATCTTCCTGCTGGCGGTAAGCCTGCGCTTTCTGCATCTGCTGTTGACCTGA
- a CDS encoding xanthine dehydrogenase family protein molybdopterin-binding subunit encodes MTQIGRALPRPNARRLVEGAGRFVGDLTPPRMLHAVFVRSPYAHAVITGMDLDAARAAPGVVAVYDGADMATQITPWVGVLTHMVGMRSPPQPALAVGHTHWQGEPVVMIVASSRALAEDAAELVTVDYDPLPPVTDMEAALAPDAPVIHPDLGSNLCWEKRIDVGAVDVAFADPANTVVERRFVFGRHTGVTLEPRVITADYDAAQDQLTVNYSGQVPHMMQEVLATHLGLPQSQVRIVAQDVGGSFGIKIHTYGDEVAACAAARLLRRPVQFAADRYESFQSDIHARDHRVTARAAMAPDGRLLAVDVDDITGIGPYSVYPRSSAIEGNQVINLIGAPYTLPAYRARLRVVFQTKVPTCQYRAVGHPIAMAVMEGLMDDLAAATGRDPVVLREMNLIPDDAYPVRSPQGMLYADLSHQACLTRLKELMGYDALCAERDAMRARGVHRGIGIVSMVEITNPSPMFYGVGGAPVAAQDGAVVRLDASGAVHLSSSVTEQGQGTETILAQIAADVLGLRAEDIRVQTGDTAHMPYGGGTWASRGAGIGGEAMRAASVALRAQVLELAGAVLQCPPSALALAGGAIIDAASSTERMTLRELAQMVYFRGNELPAGQAAELIASRHFRVEGMPFVFSNGAMASYVEVDVETGLVTLLNHWVVEDVGTILNPKLVDEQIRGGVVQGIGGALFEECLFSDDGQLLTATMADYLVPMAGEMPDIEIAHVVTPTSTSALGAKGAGEAGTSGASGAVMNAVNDALRPLGAQISQMPMTPERILRSLGLVP; translated from the coding sequence ATGACCCAGATCGGCCGCGCCCTACCCCGCCCCAATGCGCGCCGACTGGTGGAAGGCGCGGGCCGGTTCGTGGGCGACCTTACCCCGCCCCGGATGCTGCACGCGGTCTTTGTCCGGTCGCCCTATGCCCATGCGGTGATCACCGGGATGGATCTGGACGCCGCGCGCGCCGCGCCGGGGGTGGTTGCGGTCTATGACGGGGCCGACATGGCCACCCAGATCACGCCTTGGGTGGGCGTGCTGACGCATATGGTGGGCATGCGGTCACCGCCGCAGCCTGCGCTGGCGGTCGGGCACACGCATTGGCAGGGTGAGCCTGTGGTGATGATAGTGGCCAGCAGCCGCGCGCTGGCCGAGGATGCCGCCGAACTGGTTACGGTGGACTATGATCCGCTTCCCCCGGTCACGGACATGGAAGCTGCGCTTGCCCCCGACGCCCCGGTGATCCACCCCGACCTTGGGTCGAACCTCTGCTGGGAGAAGCGTATCGATGTGGGCGCGGTGGACGTGGCCTTTGCCGATCCGGCCAATACGGTGGTGGAACGCCGCTTTGTCTTTGGCCGCCATACGGGCGTCACGCTGGAGCCGCGCGTCATCACGGCCGATTATGACGCGGCGCAGGATCAGTTGACGGTAAACTACTCGGGCCAAGTGCCGCATATGATGCAGGAGGTGTTGGCAACCCATCTGGGCCTGCCGCAATCGCAGGTGCGGATCGTGGCGCAGGATGTGGGCGGTTCCTTTGGGATCAAGATCCACACTTACGGCGACGAGGTGGCCGCCTGCGCCGCAGCCCGCCTGCTGCGCCGCCCGGTGCAATTCGCAGCGGACCGCTATGAAAGTTTTCAAAGCGACATCCACGCCCGCGATCACAGGGTGACAGCCCGCGCGGCGATGGCGCCTGACGGGCGCCTGCTGGCCGTGGATGTGGATGACATCACGGGGATCGGCCCCTATTCCGTCTACCCCCGCTCTTCGGCGATCGAGGGCAATCAGGTCATCAACCTGATCGGCGCGCCATACACCCTGCCCGCCTATCGCGCCCGGTTGCGAGTGGTGTTCCAGACAAAGGTTCCCACCTGCCAATACCGCGCTGTGGGCCATCCGATTGCCATGGCGGTGATGGAAGGGCTGATGGACGATCTGGCCGCTGCAACGGGCCGCGATCCGGTGGTGCTGCGGGAGATGAACCTGATCCCGGATGATGCCTATCCGGTGCGTTCGCCGCAGGGGATGCTGTATGCCGATCTGTCGCATCAGGCCTGCCTGACCCGCCTTAAGGAACTGATGGGCTATGACGCGCTTTGCGCGGAACGCGACGCGATGCGGGCGCGTGGCGTGCATCGGGGGATCGGGATCGTCAGCATGGTAGAGATCACCAACCCGTCGCCGATGTTTTATGGCGTAGGCGGTGCTCCGGTTGCGGCACAGGATGGGGCGGTCGTGCGGCTGGATGCGTCGGGTGCGGTGCATCTGTCCAGTTCCGTCACTGAACAGGGACAGGGAACGGAAACGATCCTCGCCCAGATCGCCGCCGATGTGCTGGGCCTTAGGGCCGAAGATATCCGGGTACAGACCGGGGATACCGCCCATATGCCCTATGGCGGTGGCACCTGGGCCTCACGCGGGGCGGGGATCGGGGGCGAGGCGATGCGCGCGGCAAGCGTGGCATTGCGCGCGCAAGTGTTGGAACTGGCCGGAGCTGTTCTGCAATGCCCGCCCAGCGCCTTGGCTCTTGCAGGCGGTGCGATCATTGATGCCGCAAGCTCGACGGAGCGCATGACCCTGCGCGAGTTGGCGCAGATGGTGTATTTCCGGGGCAATGAGCTTCCCGCCGGACAGGCGGCTGAGTTGATCGCCAGCCGCCATTTCCGGGTTGAGGGGATGCCATTTGTGTTCAGCAACGGGGCGATGGCATCCTATGTCGAGGTGGATGTCGAAACAGGGCTGGTTACGCTTTTGAACCATTGGGTGGTGGAAGATGTGGGCACCATCCTGAACCCCAAGCTGGTGGATGAACAGATCCGGGGCGGTGTGGTGCAGGGCATAGGTGGGGCCCTGTTCGAGGAATGCCTGTTCTCTGACGATGGCCAGCTTTTGACCGCGACGATGGCCGATTATCTGGTTCCGATGGCGGGCGAGATGCCAGATATCGAGATCGCGCATGTGGTCACGCCCACCAGCACCTCGGCTCTTGGGGCCAAGGGTGCGGGCGAGGCGGGCACCTCGGGCGCATCGGGCGCTGTGATGAATGCCGTGAACGATGCGCTGCGTCCGCTGGGCGCGCAGATCAGCCAGATGCCCATGACGCCAGAACGCATTTTGCGCAGTCTTGGTCTGGTGCCATGA
- a CDS encoding amidohydrolase family protein produces the protein MSHSTIDTADRGDYVNRYGPTAARQRPDGAKRLKTPTVDIHAHVAVPEAAAYIAPHLVMTDIAMVRHSNAETKSINMTQDADRKVAMVDMDDRLAVLDAMGIDFQVVAPPPFQCYYSVPVEHAVKASRMVNEGIAGFVAKRPDRFAGLGTVAMQDAAEAVKELEYCMNTLGFKGVEVLTNVHGAELAAPQFAPFWKRAEELGALVMIHPNGFTHGDRFHDYYFSNVIGNPLETTIALHHLIFSGTLERMPDLKILAVHGGGYLPSYSGRIDHAWGARKDSHADLPHPPTHYLRKVYFDNVVFTPHQLEYLVKVYGADKIVMGTDYPYDMCDYDPVEHVISAGLSTEDTAKVAGGTAARLLGLSL, from the coding sequence ATGTCTCATAGCACGATAGATACGGCCGATCGCGGCGATTACGTAAACCGGTACGGGCCGACCGCTGCCCGCCAGCGGCCCGACGGCGCAAAGCGTTTGAAAACGCCCACGGTGGATATTCACGCACACGTCGCCGTCCCCGAGGCCGCCGCTTATATCGCCCCGCATCTGGTGATGACCGATATCGCCATGGTCCGGCATTCCAATGCGGAAACCAAATCGATCAACATGACCCAAGACGCCGACCGCAAGGTTGCCATGGTCGATATGGATGACCGCCTGGCCGTGCTGGATGCGATGGGGATTGATTTTCAGGTCGTCGCCCCGCCGCCTTTCCAATGCTATTACTCCGTCCCGGTCGAACATGCCGTCAAGGCCAGCCGCATGGTGAACGAAGGGATTGCAGGCTTTGTCGCCAAGCGCCCGGATCGCTTTGCCGGGCTTGGCACCGTGGCCATGCAGGACGCAGCCGAGGCGGTGAAAGAACTTGAATACTGCATGAACACGCTGGGGTTCAAAGGCGTGGAGGTGCTGACGAACGTCCATGGCGCCGAACTCGCCGCCCCGCAATTCGCGCCCTTCTGGAAGCGCGCGGAAGAGTTGGGCGCACTTGTGATGATCCATCCCAACGGGTTCACCCATGGCGACCGCTTCCATGATTACTACTTCTCGAACGTGATCGGGAACCCGCTGGAAACAACGATTGCCCTGCATCACCTGATCTTCTCCGGCACTTTGGAGCGGATGCCGGATCTGAAGATTCTGGCAGTGCATGGCGGCGGCTATCTGCCATCCTATTCCGGCCGGATCGACCATGCCTGGGGCGCACGCAAGGACAGCCATGCCGACCTGCCGCATCCGCCGACGCACTACCTGCGCAAGGTCTATTTCGATAACGTCGTCTTCACCCCGCATCAGTTGGAATATCTGGTCAAGGTCTATGGCGCGGACAAGATCGTGATGGGCACCGACTATCCCTATGACATGTGCGATTACGATCCGGTGGAACATGTTATCAGCGCCGGGCTTTCGACCGAGGACACCGCCAAAGTCGCCGGCGGCACCGCTGCACGGCTTTTGGGCCTGTCGCTCTGA